From Zingiber officinale cultivar Zhangliang chromosome 5B, Zo_v1.1, whole genome shotgun sequence, the proteins below share one genomic window:
- the LOC121985998 gene encoding nuclear export mediator factor NEMF-like, which produces MVKVRMNTADVAGEVKCLRKLIGMRCANVYDISPKTYLFKMMNSSGITESGESEKVLLLMESGVRLHTTQYVRDKNITPSGFTLKLRRHIRTRRLEDVRQLGYDRIVLFQFGLGNNAHFVILELYAQGNILLTDSEFTVLTLLRSHRDDDKGLAIMSRHRYPIEACRVFERTNLMKLKSALACSDPANESNSSEAIEVVHDRSEDGGDGKSMTIPPSAQETNRKKQPNKTTLKSILGEALSYGPALSEHIILDAGLLPNVKVGENTNVKISDENFEILAQAVTRFEDWLEDVISGPTIPEGYILMQNKGTGKKEHVVTSELKVDKIYDEFCPLLLNQFKSRECIKFDAFDYALDEFYSKIESQRSEQQRKAKEESAMQKLDKIRLDQENRVHALKKEVDYSIRMAELIEYNLEDVDAAILAVRVALANGMSWEDLARMVKEERKSGNPVAGLIDKLYLDRNCITLLLSNNLDEMDDDEKTAPVEKVEVDLALSAHANARRWYELKKRQENKQDKTVKAHEKAFKAAEKKTKLQLAQEKTVAAISHMRKVHWFEKFNWFISSENYLVISGRDAQQNEMIVKRYMSKGDLYVHADLHGASSTVIKNHKPDNPIPPLTLNQAGCFTVCHSQAWDSKIVTSAWWVYPHQVSKTAPSGEYLTVGSFMIRGRKNFLPPHPLVMGFGIMFRLDESSLAPHLNERRVRGEEEGLLEMEVESHKEQDNSDSDEQDIDVEDTSKETENHFNPIRHQPNGDTDTITGFDSSIVTLTTEATSSNPPEVFSQDEIGEGNFHAGRPSDIDDRIDTSGSSQLDLLIDKALGLKPAKLSSNNAVSDTHGSMIVESQTNEIKTSIGREKPYISKAERRKFKKGQKNTSDAAKGSDENENDTSPANSQLDDNQKVRPVNPKITRGQKGKLKKIKEKYAEQDEEERRIRMALLASSGKAPQKEKEPEKLVTFTGKLNKSLTDENNSSKICFKCKKAGHLSKDCQEHNVEPKKTNGNVSGDSVNVPNKGNGEIDIAATEDDDIPEIGEEEREKLNDLDYFTGNPLPSDILLYAVPVCGPYNALQTYKYRVKITPGTAKKGKAAKTAMNLFSHMPEVTSREKELMKACTDPELFAAIISNVKITAPGLTQLKQRQKKGKRSGKDN; this is translated from the exons ATGGTGAAGGTTCGGATGAACACGGCCGATGTGGCCGGCGAGGTGAAGTGCCTACGCAAGCTCATCGGAATGCGTTGCGCCAACGTCTACGATATCTCTCCTAAG ACTTATCTCTTCAAGATGATGAATAGCAGTGGAATAACTGAGTCAGGGGAGAGTGAAAAGGTTTTATTGTTGATGGAAAGTGGTGTAAGGCTGCATACTACTCAATATGTCCG GGACAAAAATATAACTCCATCTGGGTTTACTCTAAAATTACGGAGACACATACGGACAAGAAGACTTGAAGATGTTCGACAACTTGGATATGATCGT atTGTTCTTTTTCAGTTTGGATTAGGAAATAATGCTCATTTTGTTATTCTGGAGCTGTATGCCCAAGGAAATATTCTTCTCACGGATTCAGAATTTACTGTATTGACACTTCTCCGTTCACACAG AGATGATGATAAGGGGTTGGCAATAATGTCACGCCATCGCTACCCAATCGAAGCTTGTCGTGTATTTGAAAGAACTAATCTAATGAAATTGAAATCTGCACTTGCTTGTTCTGATCCGGCCAATGAAAGCAATTCCTCTGAGGCTATTGAGGTCGTACATGACAGATCTGAAGATGGTGGTGATGGTAAAAGCATGACCATACCTCCCTCAGCTCAGGAAACCAATAGGAAAAAACAGCCAAACAAAACTACATTAAAGTCCATCCTTGGTGAGGCACTGAGCTATGGGCCTGCACTATCTGAGCATATAATATTGGATGCTGGTCTTCTTCCTAATGTGAAAGTTGGGGAAAATACCAATGTCAAAATTAGTGATGAAAATTTTGAGATTTTGGCTCAAGCTGTCACAAGGTTTGAGGACTGGCTTGAGGATGTTATATCTGGTCCTACCATTCCAGAGGGATACATTTTGATGCAGAATAAAGGTACTGGGAAGAAGGAGCATGTAGTTACATCAGAACTTAAAGTGGACAAG ATCTATGATGAATTTTGTCCTCTTTTATTGAACCAATTTAAATCAAGGGAATGCATAAAGTTTGATGCATTTGATTATGCCCTAGATGAGTTCTACAGTAAAATTGAAAGTCAACGCTCTGAACAACAGCGGAAAGCAAAAGAAGAATCAGCTATGCAAAAGCTTGATAAGATTCGCTTGGATCAG GAAAACCGTGTTCATGCTCTAAAGAAGGAAGTTGATTACTCAATCAGAATGGCTGAATTGATCGAGTATAACTTGGAAGATGTGGATGCAGCCATATTGGCTGTTCGTGTTGCACTTGCAAATGGGATGAGCTGGGAGGACCTTGCTCGTAtggtgaaagaagagagaaaatCAGGAAATCCTGTAGCTGGTTTAATTGACAAGCTTTATCTTGATAGAAATTGTATTACTTTGCTATTAAGTAACAACCTCGATGAAATGGATGATGATGAGAAAACTGCCCCGGTTGAGAAG GTTGAGGTTGATTTGGCTCTTTCTGCACATGCCAATGCTCGTCGCTGGTATGAATTGAAGAAACGACAGGAAAATAAGCAGGACAAAACTGTTAAAGCACACGAGAAGGCTTTCAAAGCTGCTgagaagaaaactaaacttcAACTTGCTCAG GAGAAGACTGTTGCAGCAATCTCTCACATGCGCAAAGTTCATTGGTTTGAGAAATTTAACTGGTTTATTAGCAGTGAAAATTATTTGGTGATAAGTGGTCGTGATGCACAACAAAATGAGATGATAGTCAAACGATATATGTCTAAGGGAGACCT GTATGTGCATGCTGATTTGCATGGAGCTTCTAGTACTGTAATCAAGAATCACAAACCAGACAATCCAATACCACCTCTGACATTAAATCAAGCAGGATGTTTTACT GTTTGCCATAGCCAAGCATGGGACTCAAAAATTGTCACAAGTGCCTGGTGGGTTTATCCACATCAAGTAAGTAAGACGGCTCCCTCTGGAGAGTATCTCACCGTAGGTAGTTTTATGATTCGTGGTAGGAAAAATTTCCTTCCGCCTCACCCTCTTGTTATGGGTTTTGGCATTATGTTTCGTTTGGATGAGAGCTCCTTGGCACCGCATTTGAATGAGAGGAGAgtcagaggagaggaggagggtCTTCTTGAGATGGAGGTGGAATCACACAAGGAGCAGGATAATTCTGACTCTGATGAGCAGGATATTGATGTAGAAGATACAAGTAAGGAAACAGAAAATCACTTCAATCCAATTAGGCATCAGCCTAATGGGGATACAGATACCATCACTGGATTTGATTCTTCCATTGTTACTTTAACCACTGAGGCTACATCTTCAAATCCACCTGAGGTTTTTTCTCAAGATGAAATTGGAGAAGGAAACTTCCATGCCGGAAGGCCATCAGATATAGATGACAGAATTGACACTTCTGGTTCTTCACAACTTGACCTTCTTATCGACAAGGCACTTGGCCTCAAGCCCGCTAAGCTTTCAAGTAATAACGCTGTATCTGATACACATGGATCAATGATAGTTGAGTCTCAGACAAATGAAATTAAAACGAGTATAGGCAGGGAGAAGCCTTACATATCtaaggcagaaagaagaaaattcaagaaAGGCCAGAAGAACACTTCTGATGCAGCAAAGGGCTCTGATGAAAATGAGAATGATACAAGTCCTGCCAATTCACAACTAGATGACAATCAGAAGGTGAGGCCAGTTAATCCAAAGATTACTCGTGGGCAGAAGGGGAAACTTAAGAAGATCAAGGAGAAATATGCAGAACaggatgaagaagaaaggagaatcCGCATGGCTTTGCTTGCA TCTTCTGGAAAAGCACCGCAAAAGGAAAAGGAGCCAGAAAAACTTGTTACTTTTACTGGCAAATTGAATAAATCTTTGACTG ATGAGAACAACTCATCCAAAATATGCTTCAAATGCAAGAAGGCCGGTCATCTTTCCAAGGACTGTCAGGAACATAATGTTGAACCTAAGAAGACAAATGGCAATGTCTCTGGAGACTCTGTAAATGTACCAAATAAAGGCAATGGTGAGATCGACATAGCTGCAACTGAGGATGATGACATCCCTGAGATAGGtgaagaagagagagagaaattgAATGACTTAGATTATTTTACGGGCAATCCACTTCCGAGTGATATTTTGCTTTATGCTGTACCTGTCTGTGGACCTTACAATGCCCTGCAAACATACAAATATCGGGTCAAGATAACCCCAGGAACTGCTAAAAAAGGCAAAG ctgCCAAAACTGCAATGAATTTGTTTAGTCATATGCCAGAGGTGACAAGCCGGGAGAAGGAACTCATGAAAGCATGTACAGATCCAGAATTGTTCGCGGCAATCATAAGCAATGTGAAGATTACAGCACCAGGTTTGACTCAGCTAAAGCAGAGACAGAAGAAGGGTAAAAGATCTGGCAAGGATAATTAG